In one window of Halorubrum sp. BV1 DNA:
- a CDS encoding class I SAM-dependent methyltransferase family protein, which translates to MSVPCVAVARERGEHVREQLADRDALDGDHEITVDGDTIYIPVTDAKRVPDGLRDRIETRDVAERDRQKTPADILGFEPSVERLGDIVIVDEDDADRAAAIADAVMASDLPCETVLNRASPIEGELRVRRWDVLAGDGTETVHREYGHEFALDVAEVYFSPRLATERHRVVTQVGADETIVDMFAGVGPYAVPMGSRGADVVACDLNETAIEYLRENAERNGVADRVTAVAGDVREAATAYADTADRLVMNLPHSADEFLDAAIALAGDDCVLHYYDIQHEDDPFGPGTDAIRAAAGDEYAVDVDTERVVRSYAPHEYNVCLDVRLTRT; encoded by the coding sequence ATGAGCGTTCCATGCGTCGCGGTCGCGCGCGAGCGCGGCGAGCACGTTCGCGAGCAACTCGCCGACCGCGACGCGCTCGACGGGGACCACGAGATCACCGTCGACGGGGACACGATCTACATTCCGGTCACGGACGCGAAACGCGTTCCGGACGGCCTCAGAGACCGGATCGAGACGCGCGACGTCGCCGAACGCGATCGGCAGAAGACGCCGGCCGACATTCTCGGATTCGAGCCCTCGGTAGAGCGACTCGGCGACATCGTCATCGTCGACGAGGACGACGCCGACCGCGCCGCCGCGATCGCTGACGCGGTGATGGCCTCCGATCTTCCCTGCGAGACGGTGCTCAATCGCGCGTCACCCATCGAAGGCGAACTTCGCGTTCGACGGTGGGACGTGCTCGCCGGGGACGGCACCGAGACGGTCCACCGCGAGTACGGCCACGAGTTCGCGCTCGACGTCGCCGAGGTGTACTTTTCGCCACGGCTCGCGACCGAGCGCCACCGAGTGGTGACGCAGGTCGGCGCGGACGAGACGATCGTCGATATGTTCGCCGGAGTCGGTCCCTACGCGGTTCCGATGGGGAGTCGCGGTGCCGACGTCGTCGCCTGCGATCTGAACGAGACGGCGATCGAGTACCTCCGGGAAAACGCCGAGCGAAACGGCGTCGCCGATCGAGTGACCGCGGTCGCCGGTGACGTCCGCGAGGCGGCGACGGCGTACGCCGACACGGCCGACCGACTCGTGATGAATCTCCCGCACTCCGCCGACGAGTTCCTCGATGCGGCGATTGCGCTGGCAGGCGACGACTGCGTGCTCCACTACTACGACATCCAACACGAAGACGACCCGTTCGGTCCGGGGACGGACGCGATACGCGCCGCCGCCGGCGACGAGTACGCGGTGGACGTGGACACCGAACGGGTCGTCCGGTCGTACGCGCCCCACGAATACAACGTCTGTTTGGACGTCAGACTGACGCGGACGTGA